The Ictalurus furcatus strain D&B chromosome 5, Billie_1.0, whole genome shotgun sequence genome includes a region encoding these proteins:
- the LOC128607261 gene encoding uncharacterized protein LOC128607261 — translation MLSTVDQIGLWLLIGFLATLTIFFNVYILLVNQRNCRKNHLHLCPGDTIMTGISVASISHQALSFLWMTLVQVDINCMYDTVESILLVLVFSLKFSIMWTTAFLTFFYSTKLVIKPIHCYTRIQEAILKHVLTVVIVIFVCGFTNCLPLLTIVTFHNSSAGTIDCGSIIPHEAVGLGYIIYLVVSADIVPGILMIKCSISISYHLSIHLRHMKESTNGTHAPKLGTQMRVIRMNLTLVVVFLCFLVVDLYTQSTVVLKSENTMGLSILFSTLYTTVSGFVLIYGKKSFWKEFLHWYNLFVDEFSCLSCMKVPESKTVTHTAPKH, via the coding sequence ATGCTGAGTACCGTGGACCAGATTGGACTCTGGCTCTTAATTGGCTTTCTAGCCACTCTTACAATCTTTTTTAATGTCTATATCTTACTGGTGAACCAGCGAAACTGCAGAAAGAACCACCTACATCTATGCCCAGGTGACACTATAATGACTGGTATATCCGTGGCTAGTATCAGTCATCAAGCCCTCTCTTTCTTGTGGATGACGTTGGTTCAGGTGGACATAAATTGTATGTATGACACTGTGGAATCCATTCTATTGGTGTTAGTTTTCTCCCTGAAGTTCTCAATAATGTGGACCACTGCCTTCCTTACCTTCTTTTATAGTACCAAGCTTGTGATCAAGCCTATCCACTGCTACACACGCATTCAGGAGGCTATTCTAAAgcatgttctcactgtggtGATTGTAATTTTTGTATGTGGATTTACCAATTGTCTGCCACTTTTGACGATCGTAACTTTTCACAACAGTAGTGCTGGAACCATTGACTGTGGTTCAATCATACCACATGAGGCTGTGGGACTTGGCTACATTATTTATCTTGTAGTCAGTGCAGACATTGTTCCAGGTATACTGATGATCAAATGCAGTATCTCCATCTCATATcacctatctatccatctacgcCACATGAAGGAAAGCACCAATGGCACTCATGCTCCCAAGCTGGGTACTCAGATGAGGGTGATCAGAATGAACCTTACCTTGGTGGTAGTGTTCCTTTGCTTTCTGGTTGTAGATCTCTATACTCAATCCACAGTAGTCTTGAAAAGTGAAAACACCATGGGCTTATCCATtcttttctccacactttacacTACAGTCAGTGGATTTGTGCTGATCTATGGAAAGAAGAGCTTCTGGAAAGAGTTTCTTCATTGGTATAACCTCTTTGTAGATGAGTTCTCTTGTTTAAGCTGTATGAAAGTACCAGAGAGTAAGACTGTGACACACACTGCTCCAAAGCACTGA